A genomic window from Carassius gibelio isolate Cgi1373 ecotype wild population from Czech Republic chromosome A11, carGib1.2-hapl.c, whole genome shotgun sequence includes:
- the atp5f1b gene encoding ATP synthase subunit beta, mitochondrial, with amino-acid sequence MLGAVGRCCTGALQALKPGVTPLKALNGAPAALFSRRDYAAPAAAAATASGRIVAVIGAVVDVQFDEGLPPILNALEVAGRDSRLVLEVAQHLGESTVRTIAMDGTEGLVRGQKVLDTGAPIRIPVGPETLGRIMNVIGEPIDERGPITTKQTAAIHAEAPEFTDMSVEQEILVTGIKVVDLLAPYAKGGKIGLFGGAGVGKTVLIMELINNVAKAHGGYSVFAGVGERTREGNDLYHEMIESGVINLKDTTSKVALVYGQMNEPPGARARVALTGLTVAEYFRDQEGQDVLLFIDNIFRFTQAGSEVSALLGRIPSAVGYQPTLATDMGTMQERITTTKKGSITSVQAIYVPADDLTDPAPATTFAHLDATTVLSRAIAELGIYPAVDPLDSTSRIMDPNIVGSEHYDVARGVQKILQDYKSLQDIIAILGMDELSEEDKLIVSRARKIQRFLSQPFQVAEVFTGHLGKLVPLKDTIKGFKAILAGEYDALPEQAFYMVGPIEEVVQKAEKLAEEHS; translated from the exons ATGTTGGGAGCTGTGGGACGCTGCTGCACCGGGGCTTTACAAGCTCTCAAGCCCGGGGTGACCCCCCTGAAGGCGCTCAATGGAGCTCCAGCAGCGCTGTTTTCTC gCAGGGATTATGCCGCTCCTGCCGCAGCAGCTGCCACCGCCAGCGGGCGCATCGTCGCGGTCATCGGTGCCGTCGTGGACGTCCAGTTCGACGAGGGCCTGCCTCCGATTCTCAACGCCCTGGAAGTGGCCGGCCGGGACTCCAGGCTAGTCCTGGAGGTGGCCCAGCATCTGG GCGAGAGCACCGTCCGCACCATTGCTATGGACGGTACTGAGGGACTGGTGCGTGGTCAGAAGGTACTCGACACCGGTGCCCCCATCAGAATCCCCGTGGGACCTGAGACGCTCGGCAGGATCATGAACGTCATCGGCGAGCCCATCGACGAGAGAGGACCAATTACCACAAAACA GACTGCCGCCATCCACGCTGAGGCCCCAGAGTTCACAGACATGAGTGTCGAGCAGGAGATCCTGGTCACGGGAATCAAGGTCGTGGACCTGCTGGCACCCTACGCCAAGGGTGGCAAGATCG GTCTTTTCGGTGGTGCTGGTGTGGGGAAGACCGTTTTGATTATGGAGCTGATCAACAACGTGGCCAAGGCTCATGGTGGTTACTCCGTGTTCGCCGGTGTGGGAGAGAGAACCCGTGAGGGAAACGATCTCTACCACGAGATGATCGAGTCTGGTGTCATCAACCTGAAGGACACCACGTCAAAG GTGGCGCTGGTGTACGGACAGATGAACGAGCCCCCTGGTGCCCGTGCCCGTGTGGCTCTGACCGGACTGACCGTTGCCGAATATTTCCGTGACCAGGAGGGGCAGGATGTGCTGCTCTTCATCGACAACATTTTCCGCTTCACCCAGGCTGGATCAGAG GTGTCTGCGCTGCTGGGCCGTATCCCGTCTGCTGTGGGTTATCAGCCAACTCTGGCCACTGACATGGGCACCATGCAGGAAAGAATCACCACAACCAAGAAGGGTTCAATCACATCTGTGCAG GCCATCTATGTGCCTGCTGATGATTTGACCGATCCTGCCCCTGCCACAACGTTTGCTCACTTGGACGCCACCACCGTGTTGTCCCGTGCCATCGCTGAGCTGGGCATCTACCCCGCTGTGGACCCACTGGACTCCACCTCCCGTATCATGGACCCCAATATTGTGGGAAGCGAGCATTATGACGTAGCCCGAGGCGTCCAGAAGATCCTCCAG GACTACAAGTCCCTGCAGGATATCATTGCTATTCTGGGTATGGATGAGTTGTCGGAGGAGGACAAGCTGATTGTGTCTCGTGCACGTAAGATCCAGAGGTTCCTGTCCCAGCCCTTCCAAGTCGCTGAGGTCTTCACTGGACACTTGGGCAAGCTGGTGCCCTTGAAAGACACCATCAAGGGCTTCAAGGCCATCCTGGCTG GTGAGTATGACGCTTTGCCCGAGCAGGCCTTCTACATGGTGGGCCCCATCGAGGAGGTCGTTCAGAAGGCAGAGAAACTGGCTGAGGAGCATTCGTAA